The Podarcis muralis chromosome 10, rPodMur119.hap1.1, whole genome shotgun sequence genome includes a region encoding these proteins:
- the MRPL42 gene encoding large ribosomal subunit protein mL42, whose product MTAVLSASMAIASRRAVLSRTAWARLAAFTKQVLSPNASVFCACPKSTYSALPDDYNCKVELAVTSDGKTIVCHHPSVDIPYEHTRPIPQLDPMDYREETHDQMLKSRLDGKNFKNQQGPMIEELSKMFYTTKHRWYPVGQYHTRRKKTNPPKDR is encoded by the exons ATGACAGCTGTTTTGTCTGCTAGTATGGCCATAGCATCACGAAGGGCTGTGTTGTCGAGGACTGCATGGGCGCGTTTGGCAGCTTTCACCAAGCAAGTTCTGTCTCCTA ATGCATCTGTATTTTGTGCTTGTCCCAAATCTACATATTCAGCTCTTCCTGATGACTATAACTG caAAGTGGAACTTGCTGTGACATCGGATGGAAAAACTATTGTTTGCCATCACCCTTCAGTGGACATTCCATATGAGCACACAAGG CCCATTCCACAACTAGATCCAATGGATTATAGAGAAGAAACACATGATCAAATGCTGAAATCTAGATTGGATGGAAAGAACTTCAAGAACCAGCAAGGTCCTATGATTGAGGAACTTAGTAAAATGTTTTACACAACAAAGCACCGCTGGTACCCTGTGGGACA GTACCACACTAGACGCAAGAAAACCAATCCCCCAAAAGACAGATGA